A stretch of DNA from Gottschalkia acidurici 9a:
AGTTTTAAACCTTCTCATTTCAAATCCTAAGCCTTTAAGACATTCTGATAATTCATTAGAAGGATATAGTCCATTTGGTCCTCCTTCATAGTTTAAGTCTCCTACAAAAATTCTACCTTTTAAATAGGTTCCTGTACATATTATAACTGAACTAGTGTCGTATCTTGCTCCCATTCTAGTTATCACGCCTGTTACTTTTTCATCTTCAACAAGTATTTCAGTAACTTCTCCTTGTCTTAAATCAAGGTTCTCTTGATTTTCTAGTATATTTTTCATTCTAATCTGATATTCAGACTTATCTGTTTGAGTTCTTAGCGAGTGTACAGCAGGTCCTTTAGCTGTATTCAGCATTCTGCTTTGAATAGTTGTATAGTCTGTGTTTAATCCCATTTCTCCACCTAATGCGTCTACTTCTTTTACTAAGTGTCCTTTACCAGTTCCACCTATCGATGGATTGCAAGCAAGAAGTGCTATTGCATCTAAACTCATTGTTAAAATCAAAGTCTTTTTTCCCATTCTTGCAGTGGCTAGCGCTGCCTCGCATCCTGCATGTCCAGCTCCTATAACTATTACATCATATTTACCATCATAATAACCTTTATTCATAAAGAAAATTTCTTCCTTTCTGTTTTTCTTATATTTTAGTATCTTTTTTAATACTATAAATTAAATGAGGCATTTCTTTTCCCTTATAATACTTTATATATTCACCTTCAACAATCATTCCTAGTTTTTCAGCTACCTTACGTGAATTTATATTTTCAGGTCTAATTTGTGCTATAACCTTTTCTGCACCAAGAGTTTTAAACGCATAATCTATAGAAGCTTTAACTCCTTCTACTGCATAACCTTTGTGCCAATGTTCTTTATTTAAAATATATGCAACACCAATATGACTTTCACTTTCTATATCTTCCACTAGTGGACCTATTAATCCTACTATCTGATTATTTGCCTTTTCTATAGCTAGAAAATAACTATATCCATCTTTTTTATATCGTTCTATATTTTTTTCTATCCATTCCATTACTTCATTATCTGTAAATGCATGTTCCCATGCATACATAACATCTATGTTTTGCAATATCTTACATAGTTCTGGGAAGTCATCATGCATTATATGCCTTAACCTTAACCTTGATGTTTCGATAATATATTTCATATCTCTTATCCCCTTAATTTTTCAAATAGATCCTATATTTATTATTAGTTATATTCATAGTTATAATAGTAAAAATGCCTATTTACTTTCCTATACAAAAATCTTTAAATATTTTATCTATAATATCTTCTCCAACTGTATCTCCAGTAATCTCTCCTAAGTTTTCATAAGCATTTTTAATATCTACCTCTACGCAGTCTATAGGAACTCCTAAATTTATAGACTCTAATGCATCTTTCATATTTTCTTTAGCTTTTAGAAGTTGATTTCTGTGTCTTACACTAGTAACTATGGTGTTATCTTTTATTTGAATTTCAGAAGATAAAAACATTGATTTTAGTGTATCTTCTAAAATATCAATTCCTCTTCCTGCTACAATAGCCGTATTTATTATTGCTGTATTAGGTAGGTATCTCTTTATATCTTCTTCATCTATCTTCTTAGGTAAATCCGTTTTATTAAGAAGAACTATAGATTTCTTATGTTTAACTAGTTCTATAATTTCTAAATCCTCATCATCTAGTTCTCTAGATACATCAAATACTACTATAGATAAGTCTGAGTTTTCTAATATTTCTTTTGCTTTATCAACACCTATTTTTTCAACTAAATCTTCCGTTTCTCTTATACCAGCTGTATCTATTATTTTTAACGGTATTCCCTTTATATTTACATACTCCTCTATTATGTCCCTAGTAGTTCCAGGTATATCCGTTACTATAGCCCTACTTTCTCTTAGTATAG
This window harbors:
- a CDS encoding GNAT family N-acetyltransferase, which produces MKYIIETSRLRLRHIMHDDFPELCKILQNIDVMYAWEHAFTDNEVMEWIEKNIERYKKDGYSYFLAIEKANNQIVGLIGPLVEDIESESHIGVAYILNKEHWHKGYAVEGVKASIDYAFKTLGAEKVIAQIRPENINSRKVAEKLGMIVEGEYIKYYKGKEMPHLIYSIKKDTKI